From the genome of Tachysurus fulvidraco isolate hzauxx_2018 chromosome 20, HZAU_PFXX_2.0, whole genome shotgun sequence, one region includes:
- the LOC113660288 gene encoding major intrinsically disordered NOTCH2-binding receptor 1-like, with protein sequence MDITVLPNNNHPEKFLQLDVGMLPATHGMFQIGAALSGQRQWHNRVYSQVGELSLAPEQNIRLDCEEIITCFKINVHSVFFLQGEQRGRKDTERPSSPEVTYELRDSELEQHITPLTLKPNIKQNPLYINLRNVDLEENQRVKPSWTIEDYDRHSLHGNLASYLQEDPRKLNFWLEDLYTPGFDSLLKKKEAEHKRKRMCRILSSVLLSVCIIVIVITVPIVLTQKKV encoded by the exons ATGGACATTACTGTTCTCCCTAACAATAATCATCCAGAGAAATTTCTCCAACTTGATGTGGGGATGCTACCAGCCACCCATGGAATGTTCCAGATAGGAGCTGCACTTTCGGGCCAGAGGCAGTGGCACAACAGAGTGTACTCACAGGTAGGAGAGCTCTCGTTAGCACCAGAGCAAAACATAAGGCTTGATTGTGAAGAG ATAATCACTTGCTTCAAGATAAATGTCCATTCTGTATTCTTTCTTCAGGGAGAgcagagaggaaggaaggacacAGAAAGACCATCATCACCAGAGGTTACATATGAATTGAGAGACAGCGAGCTGGAACAGCACATCACACCACTCACTCTGAAACCAAATATCAAGCAAAACCCACTCTACATAAACCTTAGGAATGTTGACCTGGAGGAGAACCAAAGAGTTAAACCATCCTGGACCATTGAGGACTATGACAGACATTCTTTACATGGCAACCTAGCCAGTTATCTCCAG GAAGACCCTAGAAAATTGAATTTTTGGCTGGAAGATCTCTACACCCCAGGCTTTGACTCCCTGCTGAAAAAGAAGGAAGcagaacataaaagaaaaagaatgtgcAGAATACTGTCTTCAGTCCTTCTTTCAGTTTGCATAATTGTGATTGTTATCACTGTGCCAATTGTtttgacacaaaaaaaagtctaa